One Flavobacterium sp. 90 DNA segment encodes these proteins:
- the obgE gene encoding GTPase ObgE, translated as MTEGNFVDYVKIYVSSGKGGKGSTHLHREKFIEKGGPDGGDGGRGGHVYLVGNKGLWTLFHLKFARHIKAGHGGDGGGDRSTGADGDDKFIEVPLGTVVKDKETGETLFEITEDGEKRILSKGGKGGLGNWHFRSSTNQTPRYAQPGLPGVEMDVILELKVLADVGLVGFPNAGKSTLLSVLTSAKPKIADYPFTTLKPNLGIVAYRDYQSFVIADIPGIIEGAAEGKGLGHYFLRHIERNSTLLFLVPVDTPDIKGEYDILVNELTKYNPEMLDKERLLVISKCDMLDDELKAELKTELDIAFKDVPYMFISSVAQQGLTDLKDKLWKMLNE; from the coding sequence ATGACAGAAGGAAATTTTGTAGATTATGTTAAGATTTATGTTTCTTCCGGAAAGGGAGGAAAAGGATCTACACATTTACATAGAGAGAAATTTATTGAAAAAGGAGGCCCTGACGGAGGTGATGGTGGTCGAGGAGGACACGTGTATTTAGTTGGAAATAAAGGACTTTGGACACTGTTTCATTTGAAATTTGCCCGACACATTAAAGCTGGTCACGGTGGAGATGGAGGAGGAGACCGTAGTACAGGTGCTGACGGAGACGATAAATTTATCGAAGTGCCTTTGGGAACTGTTGTAAAAGACAAAGAAACCGGAGAAACTTTATTCGAAATTACCGAAGATGGTGAAAAAAGAATTCTTTCTAAAGGAGGAAAAGGTGGTTTAGGAAACTGGCACTTTAGAAGTTCTACAAATCAAACGCCACGTTACGCACAACCAGGTTTACCGGGAGTGGAGATGGACGTTATTTTGGAATTAAAAGTTCTTGCTGATGTTGGATTAGTAGGTTTTCCTAATGCTGGAAAATCAACTTTGTTGTCTGTATTAACTTCTGCAAAACCAAAAATTGCGGATTATCCTTTTACAACTCTAAAACCAAACTTAGGAATTGTAGCTTACAGAGATTATCAATCTTTTGTAATTGCCGATATTCCGGGAATTATTGAAGGTGCGGCTGAAGGTAAAGGTTTAGGTCATTATTTCTTGCGTCATATCGAGCGTAACTCAACTTTACTATTTTTAGTTCCGGTTGATACGCCTGATATTAAAGGTGAATATGATATTTTGGTTAATGAGTTAACGAAATACAATCCTGAAATGCTAGATAAAGAACGTCTTTTAGTAATCTCAAAATGTGATATGCTGGATGACGAACTTAAAGCTGAATTGAAAACAGAACTTGATATTGCTTTCAAAGATGTTCCTTATATGTTTATCTCTTCTGTTGCGCAACAAGGTTTAACAGACTTAAAAGATAAGCTTTGGAAAATGCTTAACGAATAA
- a CDS encoding S46 family peptidase: MKKIVLFLTMCLMAFPVKADEGMWFLMFIERLNHRDMEKMGLQLTAEEIYSINHHSLKDAVVQFNGGCTAEIVSKNGLVLTNHHCGYNAIAELSTAEQNYLKDGFWAKERSAEMKPKSLYVRFFVRMDDVSKRILSKVNDQMTEAERNKIIQQEIALIEKENNEGGKYTVSVRPFFQGNEYYYFVYQDYTDVRLVGTPPESVGKFGGDTDNWEWPRQTGDFSMFRVYADKDGNPAAYSKDNVPLQPKHYLPISIKGVKENDFAMILGYPGRTNRWMPAGGIEQNVKFAYPAWVEGAKTGMDVMKKYMDKDATVRLQYASKYASTANYWKNRQGMIDALTKAGTAETKSQQEDKFYEWATKPANKEKYENVIPTINDYYRETNLKATHDNYLSQLLRTSSYGAGPANLGNALIAYYNENDAKKAEMLPKINAMIESIYGEFYAPLEKDVLTAQLNLYASKAAEYGLAPQIAKMKAENKGDFTADVAKATEISYFTSKDKVLAFMADPKPLAIVHDPLYIISNDLLTKYRAKTDDQAKADDGFAIAYRKLVEGLRESKLNAIQYPDANSTLRLTYGKVRALPADPRNDAKVNNYTTMESMVKKYKAGDQEFDLPKRLLELNKAKDFGQYADKAGYMPVNFLTDNDITGGNSGSPVLNGKGELIGIAFDGNIEAMAGDVIFDPKLQRTINVDIRYVLWIIDKYAGAKNIVDEMTIIK, from the coding sequence ATGAAAAAAATAGTTTTATTCTTGACCATGTGCCTAATGGCTTTTCCTGTAAAAGCAGATGAAGGAATGTGGTTCTTGATGTTTATCGAGAGATTGAACCATAGAGATATGGAGAAAATGGGTTTACAATTAACTGCCGAAGAAATTTACAGTATTAATCATCATAGTTTGAAAGATGCTGTTGTACAATTTAATGGTGGCTGTACTGCTGAAATCGTTTCTAAAAACGGATTGGTTTTAACAAATCACCACTGTGGATATAATGCAATTGCTGAACTTTCGACTGCTGAACAAAATTATTTGAAAGATGGTTTTTGGGCAAAAGAAAGAAGTGCCGAAATGAAGCCAAAATCTTTATACGTGCGTTTCTTTGTTCGCATGGACGATGTTTCTAAGAGAATTTTATCAAAAGTAAATGATCAAATGACAGAAGCTGAAAGAAATAAAATCATTCAGCAGGAAATCGCTTTGATCGAAAAAGAGAACAATGAAGGTGGAAAATACACGGTTTCTGTTCGCCCTTTCTTTCAGGGAAATGAATATTATTATTTCGTTTACCAAGATTACACAGACGTTCGTTTAGTAGGAACGCCACCGGAAAGTGTTGGTAAATTTGGTGGAGATACTGATAACTGGGAGTGGCCTCGTCAAACTGGAGATTTCTCTATGTTTAGAGTTTATGCTGATAAAGACGGAAATCCGGCAGCTTATTCTAAAGACAATGTGCCTTTGCAACCTAAACATTATTTACCAATAAGCATTAAAGGTGTAAAAGAGAATGATTTTGCAATGATCTTAGGATATCCGGGAAGAACAAACCGTTGGATGCCAGCTGGCGGAATTGAGCAAAACGTAAAGTTTGCTTATCCTGCTTGGGTTGAAGGTGCTAAAACCGGAATGGATGTAATGAAAAAGTATATGGACAAAGATGCAACAGTTCGTTTGCAATATGCGTCTAAATATGCTTCGACAGCAAATTACTGGAAAAATCGTCAAGGAATGATCGATGCTTTAACAAAAGCAGGAACTGCGGAAACTAAAAGCCAGCAGGAAGATAAGTTCTACGAATGGGCAACTAAACCAGCCAATAAAGAGAAATACGAAAATGTAATTCCAACTATTAATGATTATTACAGAGAAACGAACTTAAAAGCGACTCACGATAATTATTTATCTCAACTTTTACGTACTTCAAGTTATGGAGCGGGACCTGCAAATTTAGGAAATGCATTGATCGCTTACTATAATGAGAATGATGCTAAAAAAGCAGAAATGTTGCCTAAGATTAATGCAATGATCGAAAGCATTTATGGTGAATTTTATGCACCTCTTGAAAAAGATGTTTTAACAGCTCAGTTGAATTTATATGCTTCTAAAGCTGCGGAATATGGTTTAGCGCCACAAATTGCTAAAATGAAAGCAGAAAATAAAGGAGACTTTACTGCTGATGTTGCAAAAGCTACAGAAATAAGTTACTTTACTTCTAAAGATAAAGTATTGGCATTTATGGCTGATCCAAAACCATTGGCAATTGTACACGATCCGTTGTATATTATTTCTAATGATTTATTGACAAAATACCGTGCAAAAACTGACGATCAGGCAAAAGCTGATGATGGTTTTGCAATCGCTTACCGCAAATTGGTTGAAGGTTTAAGAGAATCAAAATTGAATGCAATTCAATATCCTGATGCAAACTCAACTTTGAGATTGACTTACGGAAAAGTTCGTGCTTTGCCTGCTGATCCAAGAAACGATGCTAAAGTAAATAACTATACAACTATGGAAAGTATGGTTAAAAAGTACAAAGCAGGAGATCAGGAATTTGATTTGCCAAAACGTTTGTTGGAATTAAATAAAGCAAAAGATTTTGGACAATATGCTGATAAAGCAGGATATATGCCAGTAAATTTCTTGACAGACAACGATATTACAGGAGGAAATTCAGGTTCACCAGTTCTTAACGGAAAAGGAGAATTAATAGGTATTGCTTTTGACGGAAACATCGAAGCTATGGCTGGAGATGTTATTTTTGATCCAAAATTGCAAAGAACAATTAACGTAGATATCCGTTATGTACTTTGGATTATTGACAAATACGCTGGAGCTAAAAATATTGTTGACGAAATGACGATTATTAAATAA
- a CDS encoding hemolysin family protein, which translates to MEILIIFFLILLNGVFSMSEIALISARKNRLETAAKKGNKSAKIALDLANSPNKFLSTVQIGITLIGILTGIYSGDKITIDVETFVSGFAVLKPYAHSVAVGIVVVVLTFFSLVLGELLPKRIGLNYPESIAKMVALPMKIVSIITAPFIWLLTSSTDFLLNVLQIKPTADGKVTEEEIKAIIKEGTEGGEVQEIEQDIVERVFHIGDRKVNSLMTHRKSVDMLPFTADKAKIKELVLQDLHTVYPVYRDNYDDIVGIVTLKNIFANIESDNFDLNAIMIDAPYLMEQTTAYKALENFKKTGIHYALVSDEYGVFQGIITLNDILEALVGDASDFYKDEFQLIEREDGSWLVDGHYSLHDFLTYFELDELTNDYEVNTVSGMIMTELSHIPKEGEKLIWQKFVLEVLDMDGVKIDKVLVKALKE; encoded by the coding sequence TTGGAAATACTCATAATATTTTTTCTAATACTATTAAACGGCGTTTTCTCTATGTCCGAAATTGCACTTATTTCGGCAAGAAAAAATAGATTGGAAACCGCCGCAAAAAAGGGAAATAAAAGTGCAAAGATTGCGCTCGATCTAGCCAATTCACCAAACAAGTTTTTATCAACTGTACAAATCGGAATTACCTTAATCGGAATTTTAACCGGTATTTATAGTGGGGATAAAATCACAATAGATGTAGAAACATTTGTTAGCGGATTTGCCGTTTTAAAACCATATGCACATTCAGTTGCAGTGGGAATTGTTGTGGTAGTTTTGACATTTTTCTCTTTAGTTTTAGGGGAACTATTACCAAAACGTATCGGTTTAAATTATCCGGAATCGATTGCAAAAATGGTAGCATTGCCAATGAAAATCGTTTCGATTATTACAGCACCGTTTATCTGGTTGTTAACATCTTCAACAGATTTCTTGTTGAATGTTTTGCAGATAAAACCAACAGCAGACGGTAAAGTAACCGAAGAAGAAATTAAAGCGATCATTAAGGAAGGAACCGAAGGCGGAGAAGTTCAGGAAATTGAACAAGATATCGTAGAACGTGTTTTTCATATTGGTGACAGAAAAGTAAATTCGTTAATGACGCACCGTAAATCAGTAGATATGCTGCCGTTTACTGCTGACAAAGCAAAAATTAAGGAATTAGTTTTGCAGGATTTACATACCGTTTATCCGGTTTACAGAGATAATTACGATGACATTGTTGGAATTGTAACACTGAAAAATATATTTGCAAACATCGAAAGTGATAATTTTGATTTGAATGCAATAATGATAGATGCTCCTTATTTAATGGAACAAACAACGGCTTATAAAGCGTTGGAAAATTTCAAGAAAACGGGTATACATTATGCTTTAGTTTCAGATGAATATGGTGTTTTTCAAGGTATAATTACCTTAAATGATATTCTTGAAGCTTTAGTTGGTGATGCATCTGATTTTTATAAAGATGAATTCCAATTGATCGAGCGTGAAGACGGTTCATGGTTGGTGGACGGACATTATTCATTACACGATTTCTTGACTTATTTTGAGTTAGACGAATTGACAAATGATTATGAAGTAAACACCGTAAGCGGAATGATTATGACGGAGCTTTCACATATTCCAAAAGAAGGCGAAAAATTAATCTGGCAAAAATTTGTGCTTGAAGTATTAGATATGGATGGCGTAAAGATTGATAAAGTGTTAGTAAAAGCACTAAAAGAGTAG
- a CDS encoding outer membrane beta-barrel protein has translation MKKLLLAVVLLVATIANAQKGSILLGGNVGFGSEKIGEDKFEGFEFSPKVGYQFTEHWTAGVEGSIKNYKETGSARQEAYKIGAFARYSTPLSELFSFYTDLGVGYQDTTLNNAKGMYASLTPALFINMKKGFGLNFSIGGIYYDNLSGKGTPREERIGFDFGKNFNIGISKNFGL, from the coding sequence ATGAAAAAATTATTATTAGCTGTTGTACTATTAGTTGCAACAATTGCAAATGCTCAAAAAGGTTCTATCTTATTGGGTGGAAATGTTGGTTTTGGATCAGAAAAAATTGGTGAAGATAAATTTGAAGGATTTGAATTTTCTCCAAAAGTAGGATATCAATTTACTGAGCACTGGACTGCCGGAGTTGAAGGTTCAATCAAAAATTACAAAGAAACTGGTTCGGCAAGACAAGAAGCATACAAAATTGGAGCTTTTGCACGTTACTCAACACCACTTTCTGAGTTGTTCTCATTCTACACAGATTTAGGAGTTGGTTATCAAGACACAACATTAAATAATGCTAAAGGAATGTACGCAAGCTTAACACCTGCACTATTCATCAACATGAAAAAAGGTTTTGGTTTAAATTTCTCTATTGGAGGAATATATTATGATAACCTTTCCGGAAAAGGAACTCCAAGAGAAGAACGTATCGGTTTCGATTTTGGAAAAAATTTCAACATTGGAATCTCTAAAAATTTCGGACTTTAG